In Brachionichthys hirsutus isolate HB-005 chromosome 5, CSIRO-AGI_Bhir_v1, whole genome shotgun sequence, a single genomic region encodes these proteins:
- the LOC137894325 gene encoding interferon-induced transmembrane protein 5-like, translated as MDNHSYNFPSDCTPLTSSKLAHKPAGSTAVNMGHACKNPPRDYLVWSLCNTLYVNFCCLGFMALIYSIKARDQTTQGNLQLAQECSDKAKWYNILAAGWNLLIPLLAIVLLVLLLVHLGASQGSFDFFGEYGFQNFMQLFSW; from the exons ATGGACAACCATTCCTACAACTTCCCCTCAGATTGCACCCCGCTCACCAGCAGCAAGTTGGCTCACAAGCCAGCTGGATCCACGGCGGTGAACATGGGCCACGCTTGCAAGAACCCCCCCCGGGACTATCTCGTCTGGTCTCTGTGCAACACCTTATATGTTAATTTCTGCTGCCTGGGGTTCATGGCGCTCATCTACTCCATCAAG GCCCGGGACCAGACCACCCAGGGCAACCTGCAGCTGGCCCAGGAGTGTTCAGACAAGGCCAAGTGGTACAACATCCTGGCCGCCGGCTGGAACCTGCTGATCCCGCTCTTGGCCATCGTCCTGCTTGTCCTCCTGCTCGTCCATCTGGGAGCATCCCAAGGCTCCTTCGACTTCTTCGGCGAGTACGGCTTCCAAAACTTCATGCAACTGTTCAGCTGgtag
- the LOC137894168 gene encoding dispanin subfamily A member 2b-like has translation MNPPGQPAAGVQYQGGAPGQSGPAGVQYVVAADAPRDHVLWSIFTFVYSNPFCLGLVALIYSIKARDRKWIGDMEGVRHYGSKARSFNIWASALGAVLFLVFLIVTCIRLSYLT, from the exons ATGAATCCTCCAGGTCAGCCCGCTGCGGGGGTCCAGTACCAGGGAGGGGCTCCGGGACAGTCCGGACCCGCGGGGGTCCAGTACGTCGTCGCCGCCGATGCCCCCCGAGACCACGTCCTCTGGTCCATCTTCACATTCGTCTACTCCAACCCCTTCTGCCTCGGACTGGTGGCTCTCATCTACTCCATCAAG GCCAGAGACCGGAAGTGGATCGGAGACATGGAGGGGGTGCGACACTACGGCTCCAAGGCCCGCAGCTTCAACATCTGGGCCAGCGCGCTGGGCGCTGTTCTGTTCCTCGTGTTTCTTATTGTCACTTGTATCAGGTTGAGTTACCTCACATGA
- the LOC137893877 gene encoding dispanin subfamily A member 2b-like — translation MNPMAMGHPSGQPGPPTVVQYTTVSVSSEPPKDHILWSLCCFVYYNPCCLGLAALIYSIKARDRKWIGDVEGARHYGSTARCLNISATVVGCIGALIVIIVVAVVTSTATSGYSYVNRYQYNG, via the exons ATGAATCCCATGGCCATGGGTCACCCATCCGGGCAGCCGGGCCCCCCCACGGTGGTCCAGTACACCACCGTGAGCGTCTCCAGCGAGCCCCCCAAGGACCACATCCTCTGGTCCCTTTGCTGCTTCGTCTATTACAACCCTTGCTGCCTCGGGCTGGCAGCTCTTATCTACTCTATCAAG GCAAGAGACCGGAAGTGGATCGGAGACGTGGAAGGCGCCCGACACTACGGCTCCACCGCCCGATGCCTCAACATCAGCGCCACCGTCGTGGGGTGCATCGGCGCGCTCATTGTCATTATTGTAGTCGCCGTCGTGACCTCGACTGCAACATCAGGGTACTCCTACGTGAACCGATACCAGTACAACGGCTGA
- the LOC137893557 gene encoding catalase-like: MAHLDRERIPERVVHAKGADYDGRLFSYPDTHRHRLGANYLQIPVNCPYRTRVANYQRDGPMCLSDNQGGAPNYFPNSFSAPEAQPGFMESKFKVLPDVARYNTSDEDNVTQVRDFYTRVLNEEQQQRLCQNLAGSLKGAQLFIQKRMVETLKAVHPGYASRVQACLDQHNKEAKKKPNLHVYTRPGAPTLTASSKM; the protein is encoded by the exons ATGGCTCACCTTGACCGGGAGCGGATCCCGGAGAGAGTGGTTCATGCCAAAGGAGCAG ATTACGAC GGCCGGCTCTTCTCCTACCCCGACACGCACAGACACCGGCTCGGAGCCAACTACCTGCAGATCCCCGTCAACTGCCCCTACAGGACCCGCGTGGCCAACTACCAGCGCGACGGGCCCATGTGCCTTTCTGACAACCAAG GTGGTGCCCCAAACTACTTCCCCAACAGCTTCAGTGCCCCAGAGGCCCAGCCGGGGTTCATGGAGTCCAAGTTCAAGGTGCTTCCAGATGTGGCGCGTTACAACACCTCGGATGAGGACAACGTCACGCAG GTCCGGGACTTCTACACTCGGGTGCTGaacgaggagcagcagcagagactctGCCAGAACTTGGCCGGATCCCTGAAGGGGGCGCAGCTGTTCATTCAGAAGCGCATG GTGGAGACGCTGAAGGCCGTCCATCCGGGCTACGCCAGCAGGGTTCAGGCCTGTCTGGACCAACACAACAAGGAGGCCAAAAAG AAACCCAACCTCCACGTTTACACCCGCCCAGGAGCCCCGACATTGACCGCATCCTCAAAGATGTAA
- the LOC137893978 gene encoding dispanin subfamily A member 2b-like, with the protein MNPMGHPSGQPGPPTVVQYTTVSVSSEPPKDHILWSLCCFVYYNPCCLGLAALIYSIKARDRKWIGDVEGARHYGSTARCLNISATVVGCIGALIVIIVVAVVTSTATSLSNSYMNGNQWDQYNRWN; encoded by the exons ATGAATCCCATGGGTCACCCATCCGGGCAGCCGGGCCCCCCCACGGTGGTCCAGTACACCACCGTGAGCGTCTCCAGCGAGCCCCCCAAGGACCACATCCTCTGGTCCCTTTGCTGCTTCGTCTATTACAACCCTTGCTGCCTCGGGCTGGCAGCTCTTATCTACTCTATCAAG GCAAGAGACCGGAAGTGGATCGGAGACGTGGAAGGCGCCCGACACTACGGCTCCACCGCCCGATGCCTCAACATCAGCGCCACCGTCGTGGGGTGCATCGGCGCGCTCATTGTCATTATTGTAGTCGCCGTCGTGACCTCGACTGCAACATCATTGTCCAACTCCTACATGAACGGAAACCAGTGGGACCAGTACAACCGCTGGAACTAG